The genomic interval ttgtccctctgagccagggcctggacctgtagggagaggccctgcatttgctgagccagggtctcaagggggtccatagtagtgacagggaccagggtagactaggtatatgggcttgtgattatgtaatgtcggggtagggagacagacaagtgagccctaatctacccgccactcagtccctgcctacttgcaacgacccgccctaggcgacggggtacaaatgggcgacggtccctacactcaataggtgcacgacagacaaacatacaagaGTACAAAGTAATCTATTTCTGGTATTGAGTGATACGCATATTAAGGATATTTTCGATATAGTCAGGTTTATTTTCATGTGCACGTACATAGCTGTGATTGATAGTTTTCGATAGTTCCAGGGACCGGAATGATTTATGACACTCTCCCCTAATGATAGTATGCTTCCTGCTTCACCTGTTGGGTACTTGATGGGTGCGCATGCGGGTCGCGTGAACTCCCGTGCGTCGGACCGGAAGTTGTCTCTAGGTTTGAGAACGAGTTCTGGTTTCCAGGTACGAACTTCCGGCCGTGACGCGGATGGTTTGACGCATGGAGATGTGCGTGACCTGTCATGCGCCGCTTAACATCACctcatttggaggtgtacttaAGAGGGGAATCATTAGGCATACCTCACttcctgacgaaggaagcgaaacgcgcgtcgaggtggtcctcggATCGGAGTGTGTTCCTTTCACCATGTCCATTTCAGGTAAATGACGTATCTACTTAGACTTTGATGTACTTTTGCATAATTATTGAATTATATCTTGCCGTTTatagttgatcattctagatttCGGATCTTCTGGTTAttctactagtatataatatgcTGTCATCATGTTATAATATATGGTCATTTCCATGGGACTTGGTGTACATTcccatccggggtgtttttagctctttgtattttaaatgtatgttttttgtgtgtAATTTCTCccgtatgggataataaagatttacatattttatttttgttgtctacttggtgttattttttacatcaggtatattttttgattaagggtacaaagaagccagggaaatggggaagttgcccacggggaccccgtgagcaacaagcgaagtgaacgagccgagtcaaaccaggagataagcgaggtacaaatacgcagagcagaagagtggtcagtaaagccaaggtcaataacaagcagaggatcagtagttcaagaagctgcagcagggccaggaaaccagcagagaagaatcacaagcaaaggaggaacaggaaaggcaggtataaatagacagagggcgggagctagcaccgtctggccaggctgtgataggctctcccactcctaagcctgccatcctgggtggtggaagatggagttagtctcacagacatagaagcaggtgcagactgattacctatgggcgtcgacacagaagttgtgtctggcagatcctttagaaTAACCCATCCATTAACTGTGAAATTTCTTGTATACATATTTCCAGCAGTTAGGCCTCGGCATGAAATGCAAGCACCCTTAGTCTTTTGCCCAGTGCCTCATGACCTGGGTTGGCATTTATCTCTTTATATATTGGGTAATCGGGAAACATTTACTGGGTCTGATCTGGGTCTGATCTGTGGATGTGAGAGCTGCATGTCAAACAAAGAGCTAAGCAAGGGTTGGGCTCATAGGGGCATATGTAGCTGTTCTAGTGGAGAGGAATTGTGGCTGTAACTGTCATTGGGGGCgtatgtggctgtcatgggggacaTGTTGCTGCCATTGGTCTATAACTCTGGggaattgtggctggcattgggagCATTTGAGTCTTTCAAATATCTCTGGGCCAAAAAGTCATATCTGTAAGAAGTCTTCATACCTGTCTCGGCCAGACGGGGATAGTGAGCGATTATGATACATGGTCACTGGGGGATCTCTTAAGCATTTACATTGGTTATAAGGGAGTTAAGAATTTGGTGACAAGTTATTTTTTATTACCTTAAAGGAAAATACAATATCAATTATCTTCACCACTTTCTTTTTTCATGTAATGTTTTTATCTTTATGGACTTTTACACCACACTTTATTAAACTAGTGTTCTTTATGAGAAATTTGAATAAAAAGCTGAATTTTATAGAAGCTTCTGTAAAGTCTTTGTTCCTTAGAGTGTATATAATAGGATTAAGCAGTGGGATCACCACAGTATAGATCAGAGACAAGACCTTACTCAGGATCAGGGATTGTCCTCTTGGTGGAAACATATAAACAATGATTATTGTCCCATAAAATAAGGAAACTACAatgaggtgggagctacaggtggagaaggctttatGTCTTCCGGTATTGGATGGGATCTTCAGGATGGTGATGACAATGTACAAATAGGACATCACAATTATTATAAAAGGTCCCATAACAACTAAAAATCCCAATATAAGAACCTCTTTATGAATGATGGATGTATCAGAGCAGGAGAGCTGCAGTATAGGTTCAAAGTCACAATAGAAATGGTCAATAACGTGCAGTCCACAGAAATGCAGATTATAGATAGAGATTGTACAGATCAACATCACCATAAAACCCACCAACCAAGTCACAATTACTGATGTCACACAAAACGTATGATCCATGATGGAGTTATAACGGAAGGGGTTACAGATGGCCAGATATCGATCATAAGACATCACTGACAGTAGAAGACATTCCGAGGACTCCGAGGTGACAAAGACAGAAAACTGGATGATGCAGCCGATGAGAGTTATAGTACTCCCTCCATACAGTACAGTGTGAAGAAGAATCGGCATAATGTCTGTAGTCAGCAGGATATCACACAATGATAGCTGTGTAATGAAGAAGTACATGGGAGACTGGAGGTTTCTACTCACTAAATATAAGGCTATTATAAGAAGATTACCAAAAATCGTCACACAGTAAATAATATCCAGTAGTGAGAAAAGCAGAAATGTGAAGTTTTGAAGATTAGGGAATCCCAGAAGGACGATGGAGGTGATATTATTTGTCAATCCCATCTGGTGGAGACACATGAATTAGTGTTAAGAATCACACAATGATAGCCGTGTAATGAagacctaactactgtatgggacCTTGATTACTATATGGGgtctaactactgtatgggggacctaactactgttTGAGAGCCAACCTACTATTTGAGGacctaaataatatataaatactaTATTGGAGCCTAACTTCTaaatgggggcctaactactatatgaagACCTGACTAATATATTGGGGCCTAAATACGATGTGGGGTCTAACCTCTATATGAGAACCAAACTACAATATGGAGCCTAACTTCTTTATGGGAACCTAAGTACTAACTGGGGTACTAACTACATTCTCGAGGGGCCAACTTACTATCTGAAGAgtttaactactatatggggactaACTACTATCTGGGAGGTTTAACTACTATATGGaagcacctaactactatatgggttcAATTAAATATTATCTGGGGAGCCTAAATACAACCTGGGATCCCAACTACTATATAGGGTCACCTAAATATAATACGGGGAACCTAATTACTGGATGGGGGACCTAACTGGTGTAaaagggacctaactactatatggaggcctAACTACTGTGTGGGGATCTAACTACTATATTGTGTCTAACtattatatgggggcacctaactacAATATGGGGGCAGTTAAGTACTATATAAaggcctaactactgtatggggacctaactaatatatggggcACAGCTACTGTATGGGGACACCTAAGTTCAAGTTCTATATGGTGGCTAAACTTCTTTATGGGGCAGAACTACTGTATAGTGAGCCTAACAATTATATAGGAGCCTAACTTCTATAGTGGGGCAGAAAAAGATGACTACTTCTGTTtagggccactatgggggcattatttccCTCTAGTAAAGCCTCtgagtgcaaaagtagtaaatatGAAATAAACTAGACATATTTGCTATTGCTGCAACCATAATGACCTGTAGAATTAAGTTATCTGGGGAGCCTAACTACAACCTGGGATCCCAACTACTATATAGGGTCACCTAAATATAATACTGGGAACCTAATTACTGGATGGGGGACCTAACTGGTGTAaaagggacctaactactatatggaggcctAACTACTGTGCGGGGATCTAACTACTATATTGTGTCTAACtattatatgggggcacctaactacAATATGGGGGCAGATAAGTACTATATAAaggcctaactactgtatggggacctaactaatatatggggcACAGCTACTGTATGGGGACACCTAAGTTCTATATGGTGGCTAAACTTCTTTATGGGGCAGAACTACTGTATAGTGAGCCTAACAATTATataggggcctaacttctatagtgGGGCAGAAAAAGATGACTACTTCTGTTtagggccactatgggggcattatttccCTCTAGTAAAGCCTCtgagtgcaaaagtagtaaatatGAAATAAACTAGACATATTTGCTATTGCTGCAACCATAATGACCTGTAGAATGAAATTATCAATTTACTTATACCACATGGTgcatattgagaaaaaaaaagaaaatagtttATTGACTGCTTTTTTCCCCATTACCCCCAGATTTTTTAAATAATGGTTAATCAGTAATTGATATGTGCCACCCAAATGAtgccaaggaaaaaaaaaacaggttttgagctatttttcctgccatttctgaCCAGATCTGTGACACAAatttgaacccagcctaatctATCCATGTAGCTGTAGCCTTGGCCCCCATAATTTATTccacatccagcctgaccctgctgATACTGTGGTTAAAATGATCCTCAGATCTTACCTCTGTCTGTGCTTCAACCTTGCCTTCATCTGTCAGACCCTGAAGAGCAGTTATCACCATTTAGAGACTATCCTGATGACCACAACATGGAGGAAGTACCCTGCAGAATAGACCTTACCTCCAGGAGAGGGTTAAGAGCTAAGACATGGGCTCCCTTAGACTCCTCACCTCCAGGTTATCGTGCATCCATCTGATCATGGTGATGGAGGGTCTACTAACTCTCCAAATAACAATATAAGCAGATACTACACCCACCTGTTCTAATTCATTCACTGCTAATACTATTTCTGTTGAGTAGAGACCCCGGTCCATTTCCTTCAGAATGACTATTTCATAGGATAAGATTAGGAAACACTTGGGGACTTACCTCAGCTTTATCTGTGTTGTGTAGAATATCCATATGTGCAGATAATAAAACCCGGTATATTATATCTCATAATATTAGAGGACAACAATCAATGTTTCTTCTTTAGAATAAGAGAAATCCCACACATACTAGTGCCGAGTGCAGCCAGCGAAATAGTCTAATAAGTGTATAAAGCTTCATAATACGGCCATTTTATATCTtcatgtgtggaattatctatatCTGGAGATTCCAGTGTGGGCTCCAACAGCCTCCCCGGTGTACAgacataatatataaaataagtCTAATTAATCTATTGAATATAATCCTAAAGGGTTTAGTCTTTCACTTTTGTTCTTcttagagaaaaaataaagaaagtaagaaaaaagtaaaactctTTTTGAAgttaatattgaaaaaaattatgatttcaatacaaaaaaatactaaagcaaagaagtgaaaaaaacctTTATAACTTAAGTTAAGCATTAAAGCATTCATGATCTTACGGGTATTATCAAGGAGTATGTGAACCCGCTAGGCCACTccgcagtctatacaaagtctatgcaaagtctttagcacaagagtacctgtaagagtccaaacAATAACATAGACTTTGGTACGGAtggagcttgacgtggcagatgatgccagacatggtggatgataccagacgacgcagatgacaccagacgtggcagatgacaccagatgtggcagataatACACACGACTCCACCTAAAGGCTTAGGTACAGAAAACAACACGGCAACAGGATAcatgatacgggaacactgggagcaggatacaactaagggaccattttcaacatGAACATGGGTAAACAACAACAAAGctaaggcaaggagtgaaagggtggagccctttttatagtccatggtgatctggggattggttaggaAACCTATCGAATGTGCGCGCACTAGCCCTTTAAccacttagtgaccaccaatacgccttttcacgttggtcactaaggggtcttaggctaggctgatgccttttcatgtgagcctagtctaagtcctgcacgggtgtcgcgtgcaggctggagccggggctctgctgtctgatgacagctgggctcctgctccaacacccgcgatcgaagtttacttcgatcgcggccgtttatcctgttaaatgccgccgtcaatagcgaccgcggaatttaacttgtttacagagggagtgagctccctctgtcagctatcggcggcccgcaaatgcaattgcgggtctccaattgggtgtcatggcagctgggggcttgataaaagcccccaggtctgccctggacatatgcctgttaggatgcgccggaggcacgtcctaacagattgcctgtcagatttacactgacaggcaataatgctcttgtatatgaagtataccaaagcataatagcagcgatctgaagatcgcacagtaaagtcccctagtgggactaatgaaataagtaataaatgtgaaataaagatgaataataaaaattacagtaaaaaaaaaaataaaaccatttttttccataaaaagtggttttatttagtaaaagtgtaaaaaataaataaaagtacacatatatggtatcgccgcgaccgtaatgactcagttaataaagttaatatgtaatttaaactgcaaggtgaacaccgtaaaaaaaaccgcaaaaaacaatggcgaaattgcaatttttttccattgccccccaaaaaagtcataataaaaatcaatCAATAATTCCAATACACCccaaaactatgtctcgtccctcaaaaaacactgcattgatggaaaattaaaaaagttacggctcttggaaagcaacgatgcaaaaacaaataattttagttcaaaagtgtttttcttgtgcaaaagtcgtaaaacataaaaaacctctacatatgtggtatcgccgtaatcgtaccgacccatagaataaatgtaacatgttatttatgccgcacagtgaacggcgtcaatttaaaaacgcatagaacaatggtggaatttcagttttttttttataatccccccaaaaaaagttaataaaagttaataaaaaaattatcagcaccctaaaatggtgctattaaaaagtacaactaatcccgcaaaaaacaagtcctcatacagctatgtagacgaacaaattaaaaagttatagctctttgaatgcgactatagaaaaacgaataaaatagcttggtcattagggcctaaaatgggctggtcactaaggggttaaggccgggAGTGAGCACGCGCGCACCAGAGAACACAGTCCAAGGCGGGAGACGCCGGCAGGAGGCCAAGAATCTGTGTCATGGCTGTCTGACAGTGAGGGATTGTGGCAGTCCACAACCgtagccgttacagtacccccccttacgccccctcttcttggttcCAGAGCGTAAGTGGaaatttttaatgagggtaggaacattaagattctcttctggctcccaggacctctcctcaggaccaagccCTCTCTAGTCAACTAAATAGGAAGtcattcctcctactttcttgtagtgcagaatctccttcacctcaaacacatcaaaagaaccgctgggagcaactgcagtacTAGGAGCATTACTATAGTGGTTCAGAATcagaggtttcaggagggacacatgaagggagttggggattctgagggcaggaggcagcccaagcttataggagacagtgtttatttgttgcagaatctcaaaaggtcagaggaagaGAAAATTTGTACGAGGACAGCAGACTTTGGATCCAGTAAgaaactgaggtggctctcttcttcgtgtatcagcctttcgcttcatgcaatcgactgccaGTAGGATAGAGGACCTGGTCTGCAACCAAATGTGTAAAAAGTCCCCAATCGCAGAGTCAGatgtgggtacctgagatgtagaagGAAGAGGAACTtatggatgttggctgtagatgATGTAGAATGGggtggaagtagtggactcagttatgtggttgttgtaggataaTTCGGCCCatagaagaagctgtacccagttgtcATGCTGCACAAATATAAAGtgacaaagataattctccaaaatctggttaatcctctcgacttgaccattagactgaggatggtaggccgaggaaaagtccaatctcacatcgaggagtttacagcgggctctccagaactttgaggttaaCTGGACCCTTCGATCACATACGATATAAAGagtcaagccatgcaggcggaagatatgttgtatgaagaggatcgctagacgaggagcagaaggaaggcagGCTAGCaggatgaaatgtgccatcttagagaactgctccaccaccaccacccagacagtatgtcatcctgctgagggaggaagaccTGTGACAAAgtacattgcaatatgctgccagggagcattgggcacaggtagaggttggagcagaccgacaGGTCTGGAATGGGCAACTTTATTGGAAGCACAGACAGTGCAGGAGGAGACATAGTCcagaatatctttgggcagcatgggccaccagaaatgatgagctacTAAGTATTGTGCCTTATGGACATCAGCATGCCCagacagtttggagctgtgtccccagcgaagaattctcttcctgtctgcagacaaacaaaagtctttccaggaggaatgtctcaacttgcaggggattagcgCCAATAATACATGACGGGTCTATGATATTTTGAGGGGTCTCCTCAGTGTCCTCCACTTCAATTGACCCgatagggcatcggccctcacattcttgtcagcgggatggaagtagagcacaaactggaaacaggtgaagaacagccaccacctggcttgacgggggtttagcctTTGTGcaaactggagataggtgagattcttgtggtcggtgtatacaaTGGTTGGATAAATTGCGGCCTCTTGCAGATGTCTTTATTCCTCCAgtaccagcttgatggccagtaactcctgatccccaacagaGTAATTTCGCTCTCCggaaaaaaagtcttgagtaatagccacacactactgcctttcccttGTAGCTtctttggaacagaagtgcatCTGCACCAACAGATGAAGCATTCACCTCCAAAGAGAACTGTCgggatacatctggatgatggaggattaaggctgaagtgaaggcactcttgaggctgttaaatgctgattctgcttccggagtccacaccttggtgttcacgccattcttggtaagggtggagatgggagccgccagcgacgagaaatttgggataaactgtaagtagaagttagcgaatcccagaaaacgctgtTAGCACTGCAGGACCtgaggacatggccactccaagatggacgtcactttctcaggatccatcttgagggctTGAtcagagacgatgtagcccaggaagggcagagaacttcactcaaatatgcacttctccagcttggcatacagacaaaTCTCCCTTAATGGCAACAGGATTTTACGGACATACCTCTGATGTGTCATTGGGTCTGGGAAGAAGATCAAGTTGTCatccagataaaccaccacacagacatacaggatATCACGGAAGATAAtgttcacaaattcctggaagactgtgggagtgttacacagaccaaaggacaTCACCAGATatttgtagtgcccgtctcgagtgttaaatgccatctttgaCTCATCCCCCCCGAAGGATTTGGACCAagttgtaagtcccacacaagtcCAGTTTAGAGAAAATATTGGCTCCTCATATGCGGTCAAATAACTCAGTGATCAgcggcaatggatacttattctggaccgtgatctggttgagaccacagtagtcgatgcagggtcaaagagatcTGTCCTTTTTAACAAAGTAGAACCCGTCTCTGGCCGGTGAGGGGGACTTTCGTATAAACCCCCTCTGAAGCCTGACAATTTCAGGCCAATCTCACTACTGAACACAGGTATTAAATTATATGCCAAGATAATATCCAATAGGTTGGTCACAATGCTCCCAGATCTGATACATGCTGACCAAGTCGGATTTGTCCCAGGCAGACAAGCAAAACTGGGTGAAAAACTACTTCCCACTAATCCTTCAAACCTTACTGGTATTTAATTCATTAAGACACAGAAATCTATGTTTTATCCCACTGACCATCCCATTGTCTCTGGTATTTATTCAGCGACCGAGCCATTTTCCCACTACCTGGATTGATTCCCGAGTCTCCTTCTGCATAGAATTTAATCTTATCGTATAGATAACAATGATCTTTTGAGGTCACACCAATCATTTGAGTGGCAGCCTGGGTACAAGCTAGCCGTGATTGATGTGGAAAGCCTTTACATTAGGATTCCTCTCAAAGAAAGTGTTCAAGTGGTTAAACAGTTTATTGACTGGACGAACAAGAATGATGactggatgaattttatttgtgaATCTTTACACTTTGCGTTCATTTTTAAGGTGGTTATGTTTGGACAACAGGGAAATCATAAAAAATATCACAAAAATAGAAAATGCATCCCTAAAAAAGCATTGCATCTCAGAGCCCTTGGGGCAATGTAATTCCATGATTAGTGAATCGCCAACTGACATCTGGAAATTATCTCCAATGAGTATtaaatataaggctgggttcacacgagcatgttacgtccgtaatgtaaggaacgtatttcggccgcaagtcccagaccgaacacactgcagggagccgggctcctagcatcacagttatgtacgatgctaggaatcactgcctcgctgctggacaactgtcccgtactgtaatcatgttttcagtacgggacagtagttccacggagaggcagggactcctagcatcgtacataactatgatgccaggagcctggctccctgcagtgtgttcagtccgggacttgcggccgaaatacgttccatccattatggatgtaacatgctcgtgtgaacccagcctaagaggtaTTGATCCCTCTAATGTACAAGACCTAAGGAGTTAAAAATGCATTGACTCTAACACGTATCATTACTGTTATTTCTGAATTCTTGGGAGGAATGCCTCCGATATCAATTTCTGACCATATCCAACTATCTAACATCACATCATTATTTGCCTTAAAGAACAAATAAGCTCTGTGTCTATAGAGGAATGTTTTTGAATGTCTGTTCCTCTGCTTCTTcacccagtggcataactacagctgtagcagccatagcggctgctaggggGTCCACAGTACGAGGGGGCTGTGCTGCCCGCCATCATGGCCTccccatgcccagtggcgcccctagcagctgctatggctgatacggcggtagcgacgccacattcaatagtatctgcgtctttaggattcagatactattgaacgctatggcagagcagggaggtaacttcctactctgccatttactaggctacaggtcaTATTCAGGCGCAGGGACGGGAACCCTGCACAGactggcatgatgacgtcactgtatcACATCGGCCTACGCAAGCATCCCGTCGGCGTTGATTCACTCCATTCATGGCGGGAACAGGGCCTACAAGAcaatgaattttatttgttttgtttgtttcggGTTCgttatatggcacaatctacaggaggggggtcgctatatggtgctatctatgggagggggcactatctacaggagggggcactatatggcgctgtctacagggggagctgtatggtgctatctacagcgtggttatatggcgctatctacaggggacctgtatggtgctatctacaggggggcttgtcATGGGGTTCATTAGGTTTATACACAATCAACAGAGCTGACAGACCTTCCATGCAGGGACAGTACACAGTCCCCAAAATCAAGTAATCACAGGAAACTCCTCAGAGcgccggcctcagcttcagctctcagtaaagtctacatccaggagatcctccatcctccccaggacaagcccttatacacccctcaggggaggaacatcttggcagtttctggTCACCATGAtttgttataatgactttagaatgtatttctactgtctgtatgtgagttgtgacttttgtactattatgtgtattgcccatctattgtctgccacagccaggatgaggaCACAGTGGGGAgagataattggatctgcttagtttgctggtctgcacactagctgagtgatggtggtgcctcctgatgaccccctgtggagactggacaatgaggacactttatgtcttgtgtcTATACCACtgactcatctgattgtccatATGCTGGAGACATGACCTACggtacctgattacagaatcattcctctctgctgggggctcacaataaaccacacataatgcaccatcacagggctttatggcgatatctacagggggctgtatggcactatatacaagggaggtgggggcactatctacaagtggggcatgACACTGTATtttgggaggctgtatagcactgtctacatgggggactgtgtagcactgtctacaggtggggtgtatagcacaatctacaggggggcactatctacagggggcactatctacaaggggggctgtgtgtggcacttaggggaggGGGCCCATTGAAAAGTTTGCtacggggcccagtctttcctagttacgcctctgacctcaccTATCAAAATCAATTGTAAAACATTATTGATAAATATCTGCGTCAGTCCATGGACACTTTTTATCTCACATTTGTCTGTCCTATGCGTGGTTAATACAGTAACCAAACTATATTTCTTTGATTATACcaataaagtttttttgtatTAACAAATATAATTAGCACACAGTTAG from Rhinoderma darwinii isolate aRhiDar2 chromosome 3, aRhiDar2.hap1, whole genome shotgun sequence carries:
- the LOC142750716 gene encoding olfactory receptor 11A1-like; the protein is MGLTNNITSIVLLGFPNLQNFTFLLFSLLDIIYCVTIFGNLLIIALYLVSRNLQSPMYFFITQLSLCDILLTTDIMPILLHTVLYGGSTITLIGCIIQFSVFVTSESSECLLLSVMSYDRYLAICNPFRYNSIMDHTFCVTSVIVTWLVGFMVMLICTISIYNLHFCGLHVIDHFYCDFEPILQLSCSDTSIIHKEVLILGFLVVMGPFIIIVMSYLYIVITILKIPSNTGRHKAFSTCSSHLIVVSLFYGTIIIVYMFPPRGQSLILSKVLSLIYTVVIPLLNPIIYTLRNKDFTEASIKFSFLFKFLIKNTSLIKCGVKVHKDKNIT